A stretch of the Brooklawnia cerclae genome encodes the following:
- a CDS encoding LysR substrate-binding domain-containing protein has product MTSSQDDEPEPTSQRHEIAPDKRLSYFVTLVEERSFSAAAQRCGISQSALSQQIRKLEHELGAEFIDRSVQPFELTATGHGVYVRAREILEGYRSITSFVSEAAAGTVGEVRVGLVPSLLHLGTVPVKLHRYRRHFPGVRVTMHRLDHGDGVRALLDRRLDVLFTYSQVPVNRLKGTVVCHEPYVIALQSGDPRADADTIALRELKDQTFITFTRETYSDSQDDLILAARRVGFSPLVDDVYASFVEHTGFVAAGLGVALVPRSLSRYPVEGVSFVPLADESLELSTRMYWRPDANEPSVLSFLRQMVELFEAD; this is encoded by the coding sequence GTGACCAGCAGCCAGGACGACGAACCGGAGCCGACCTCACAACGGCATGAGATCGCGCCCGACAAGCGGCTCAGCTATTTCGTCACACTGGTGGAGGAACGGAGTTTCAGCGCGGCCGCCCAGCGATGTGGCATTTCCCAGTCGGCGCTCAGTCAACAGATTCGTAAGCTCGAGCACGAGCTCGGGGCGGAGTTCATCGACCGCAGCGTGCAGCCGTTCGAGTTGACCGCGACGGGTCACGGTGTCTATGTGCGCGCCCGGGAGATCCTCGAGGGGTATCGGTCGATCACATCGTTCGTCAGCGAAGCCGCGGCGGGAACCGTCGGGGAAGTACGGGTGGGGCTCGTGCCCTCCCTGCTGCACCTCGGGACGGTCCCTGTGAAGCTGCACCGTTATCGTAGGCATTTCCCGGGCGTCCGAGTGACGATGCATCGCCTTGACCATGGCGACGGCGTCCGGGCACTTCTGGACAGGCGCCTCGATGTTCTGTTCACCTACTCGCAGGTACCGGTGAACCGGTTGAAGGGAACCGTCGTCTGTCACGAGCCCTACGTGATAGCGCTGCAGTCCGGTGATCCTCGCGCCGACGCCGACACGATCGCCTTGCGGGAACTCAAGGATCAAACCTTCATCACCTTCACGCGCGAGACCTACTCCGACAGCCAGGACGACCTCATCCTCGCTGCGCGACGCGTCGGCTTCTCTCCTCTCGTCGACGATGTCTACGCGTCGTTTGTCGAGCACACCGGTTTCGTGGCCGCTGGGCTCGGCGTGGCGCTCGTCCCCCGGTCGCTGTCGAGATATCCGGTCGAGGGTGTGTCGTTCGTGCCGCTTGCGGACGAGTCGCTCGAACTCTCGACTCGTATGTACTGGCGCCCCGACGCCAACGAGCCGTCGGTGCTGTCCTTCCTCAGGCAGATGGTGGAACTCTTCGAGGCCGATTGA
- the trxB gene encoding thioredoxin-disulfide reductase — protein MTTNPFATAGGNLAGLSVPSTGADHVPVAESASDEAGEVREVIIVGSGPTGYTAAIYTGRAELRPIVLEGSVTAGGALMTTTDVENFPGFPESVLGPDLMAKMREQAERFGAELIADDAVRLDLTGDIKTVEDSSGNIYRARTVILAMGSGYRRLGIADEERYSGKGVSWCATCDGFFYRNKPIAVVGGGDSAAEEATFLTRFASEVTLIHRRDELRASKIMVDRVRSNPKIKLAWNSEIVDMDGDPTLKELTLRDTTTGQTRTIPVDGLFEAIGHVPRSELVVGQVDVDEAGYVLVQPDTTRTNLPGVFAAGDLVDHTYRQAVTAAGSGCKAALDAERYLAELDDAAPAVEVPVIGRLKTAATAS, from the coding sequence ATGACGACCAACCCGTTCGCCACCGCCGGCGGCAACCTGGCCGGCCTGTCGGTGCCGTCCACCGGCGCAGATCACGTGCCTGTGGCCGAATCGGCGTCCGACGAGGCCGGGGAGGTCCGCGAGGTCATCATCGTGGGCAGTGGACCCACCGGGTACACCGCGGCCATCTACACCGGCCGCGCCGAACTGCGGCCGATCGTCCTGGAGGGGTCGGTGACCGCGGGCGGAGCCCTGATGACCACGACCGACGTCGAGAACTTCCCGGGCTTCCCCGAGTCGGTGCTCGGGCCCGATCTGATGGCCAAGATGCGCGAGCAGGCCGAGCGTTTCGGGGCGGAGCTCATCGCGGACGACGCGGTGCGGCTCGACCTCACCGGCGACATCAAGACCGTCGAGGACTCGTCCGGCAACATCTACCGTGCCCGGACCGTGATCCTCGCGATGGGCTCCGGCTACCGCAGGCTCGGCATCGCGGACGAGGAGAGGTACTCGGGCAAGGGCGTGAGCTGGTGCGCGACCTGCGACGGCTTCTTCTACCGCAACAAGCCGATCGCCGTCGTCGGGGGCGGCGACTCCGCCGCCGAGGAGGCCACCTTCCTCACCCGCTTCGCCTCCGAGGTGACCCTCATCCATCGGCGCGATGAGCTGAGGGCCTCGAAGATCATGGTCGACAGGGTTCGCAGCAACCCCAAGATCAAGCTCGCATGGAACAGCGAGATCGTCGACATGGACGGCGATCCCACGCTGAAGGAGCTCACGCTCCGCGACACCACGACGGGACAGACCCGGACGATCCCGGTCGACGGCCTGTTCGAGGCAATCGGGCACGTGCCGCGTTCCGAGCTGGTCGTCGGCCAGGTGGACGTCGACGAGGCCGGCTACGTGCTGGTGCAACCCGACACCACCCGGACGAACCTTCCCGGCGTCTTCGCCGCCGGCGATCTCGTCGACCACACCTACCGGCAGGCCGTCACCGCGGCCGGCTCGGGGTGCAAGGCGGCCCTGGACGCCGAGCGCTACCTCGCCGAACTGGACGACGCGGCCCCCGCGGTGGAGGTGCCCGTCATCGGGCGCCTCAAGACCGCCGCCACCGCGTCCTGA
- a CDS encoding ParB/RepB/Spo0J family partition protein: MSPQRPGGLGRGLGELFQRTDLEAVETSQRQVPSDQQASAPMEDGSWFAEIPVADIVPNPDQPRKTFDEDALQELADSVRDVGLLQPVVVRRRGDGYELIMGERRWRAHQLAGLEKIPAIVRATDDGDMLRDALLENLHRSQLNPLEEAAAYRQLLDDFGCTKEELATRVQRSRPHISNTLRLLNLPSPVQRRVAAGVLSAGHARAILMLDDPLDQERLAQRIVAEGMSVRAAEEAVTLMVRASESGRPDRAGGSGDRRKREVPEDVRVAATTLADRLDTRVQVSVGSRKGKLTIEFADRHDLERILAILSPEDAARL; the protein is encoded by the coding sequence ATGAGCCCGCAACGACCCGGCGGTCTGGGGAGAGGCCTCGGTGAGCTCTTTCAGCGCACCGACCTGGAAGCTGTGGAAACCTCCCAGCGCCAGGTTCCTTCCGATCAGCAGGCGTCCGCCCCGATGGAGGACGGTTCGTGGTTCGCCGAGATTCCGGTCGCCGACATCGTCCCCAATCCGGACCAGCCGCGGAAGACCTTCGACGAGGACGCGCTGCAGGAGCTGGCCGACAGCGTGCGGGACGTCGGCCTGCTGCAGCCCGTCGTGGTGCGCCGGCGGGGAGACGGATACGAACTCATCATGGGCGAGCGGCGTTGGCGCGCGCACCAGCTGGCCGGGCTGGAGAAGATCCCGGCGATCGTCCGTGCGACCGATGACGGCGACATGCTGCGGGACGCGCTGCTGGAGAACCTGCACCGTTCACAGCTGAACCCGCTGGAAGAGGCGGCCGCCTATCGGCAGCTCCTCGACGACTTCGGATGCACCAAGGAGGAGCTGGCCACACGCGTCCAGCGGTCGCGTCCGCACATCTCCAACACGCTGCGCCTGCTCAACCTGCCCTCGCCGGTGCAACGCCGCGTGGCGGCCGGCGTGCTGTCGGCGGGACACGCGCGTGCGATCCTCATGCTGGACGATCCGCTCGACCAGGAGAGGCTGGCCCAGCGGATCGTCGCCGAGGGCATGTCGGTACGCGCCGCCGAGGAAGCCGTGACGCTGATGGTCCGGGCATCCGAATCGGGTCGCCCGGATCGCGCCGGAGGCTCCGGTGACCGGCGGAAGCGTGAGGTTCCTGAGGACGTCCGGGTGGCGGCGACGACACTGGCCGACCGGCTCGACACCCGGGTGCAGGTGAGCGTCGGTTCCCGTAAGGGAAAGCTGACCATCGAGTTCGCCGACAGACATGATCTCGAACGGATCCTGGCGATCCTGAGTCCCGAGGACGCCGCAAGACTCTGA
- the trxA gene encoding thioredoxin, which translates to MAVIEVTDTTFEQEVLKATKPVLVDYWADWCSPCKQLSPIVDELSETYGDRMVFAKLDTNTNPDVPMKQGVMALPTLQFFVNGEVVSALQGGKTKAALVKAIESVL; encoded by the coding sequence ATGGCTGTGATCGAGGTCACCGACACGACCTTCGAGCAGGAAGTTCTGAAGGCCACCAAACCAGTGCTCGTCGACTACTGGGCCGACTGGTGTTCCCCGTGCAAGCAGCTCAGCCCGATCGTGGACGAGCTCTCCGAGACCTACGGCGACCGCATGGTCTTCGCGAAGCTCGACACCAACACGAATCCCGACGTCCCGATGAAACAGGGCGTGATGGCGCTGCCGACCCTACAGTTCTTCGTGAACGGCGAGGTCGTCAGCGCACTCCAGGGCGGCAAGACCAAGGCTGCCCTGGTGAAAGCCATCGAATCGGTTCTCTGA
- a CDS encoding DUF6049 family protein gives MDRTGMHATRRRGRPLARRARRPLLAGLVMALLCLVIPYGTPAASADESTYLRVELTSVTPTVLTSSGDLVVEGRITNTSGAPITGAEVRLWRDATPIDDEASLDRALSDTQPLGATMESDGARVLVADGGTLADGESADFTVQASLDPNADESLWLTPSGAAYQVGVEVFGTASVGGYQLLGRSAALMAYPDDTTVSVSTVVVLASRPTLLPLDSTGSEPATFVDASLLGELANRLSDLMRLAEQPGVTTVIDPALFDEVTALAAGFRVQLPDGTLRDGTPQESALAAAWLARLQALQDDGTLYRGLYGSPDVTAAVSAGRTDVLLRAAAALTADHPLAGLPLVVVPTDYEVDTATLDALKQLDPTLVLAGNATGDDGVLHTRDGLRVVSVAADIADGGPGDDATTPAQVRGRLLAQQLVTAKEGSVAVSVVTTSAQAALEAETVSWRNRVGLAELTGSDAVTTDLELEPVSTVPETGTLASRTDAVAEAVAAWGELRADDDSEHRLNVMTATAWSGVFGRDEDAQVAWLDRMAGPTTVLRSDAIQVHVSDWVTTSEDDNQLPVTVINTTDEPVTVKVHFESENPLRISVADSDLVEVEPGESATVRVSPRTSGNGKVAITAQLVTEGGHPVGSQAAFVITGTEAGRVAWLIIVGSGAVLLIATALRIRQVRRERRQA, from the coding sequence GTGGACAGGACCGGGATGCACGCGACGCGGCGGCGAGGGCGTCCCCTGGCCCGCCGAGCCCGGCGCCCGCTGCTCGCCGGTCTCGTCATGGCGCTGTTATGCCTTGTCATACCGTATGGGACGCCTGCCGCGAGCGCGGACGAGTCCACCTACCTCCGCGTCGAGTTGACGTCGGTCACTCCGACCGTGCTGACCTCCAGCGGTGATCTCGTGGTCGAGGGGCGCATCACCAACACCTCCGGAGCCCCGATCACCGGCGCAGAGGTGCGACTGTGGCGCGATGCCACGCCCATCGACGACGAGGCGAGCCTCGACCGGGCGCTCAGCGACACCCAGCCGCTCGGCGCCACGATGGAGTCGGACGGCGCCCGCGTGCTGGTCGCCGACGGCGGGACGCTCGCCGACGGGGAGTCCGCGGACTTCACCGTGCAGGCTTCGCTCGATCCGAACGCGGACGAGTCGCTCTGGCTCACACCCTCGGGGGCGGCCTACCAGGTGGGCGTCGAGGTCTTCGGGACGGCATCGGTCGGCGGGTACCAACTGCTGGGCCGTTCCGCGGCCCTCATGGCCTATCCGGACGACACGACCGTGTCGGTGTCCACCGTCGTCGTGCTGGCGAGCCGCCCCACCCTGCTCCCGCTGGACAGCACCGGCAGCGAACCGGCCACCTTCGTGGACGCCTCGCTGCTCGGCGAACTGGCCAATCGGCTCTCCGACCTGATGCGCCTTGCCGAGCAGCCGGGAGTCACCACTGTGATCGATCCCGCGCTCTTCGACGAGGTCACGGCGCTCGCCGCGGGCTTCCGCGTCCAGTTGCCCGACGGGACGCTACGTGACGGGACTCCGCAGGAATCCGCGCTCGCGGCCGCCTGGCTCGCCCGGCTCCAGGCTCTGCAGGACGACGGCACCCTCTACCGCGGCCTCTACGGCTCGCCCGACGTGACCGCAGCCGTGAGCGCGGGCCGCACCGACGTCCTCCTCCGTGCCGCCGCCGCTCTCACCGCCGATCATCCCCTGGCCGGGTTGCCGCTCGTCGTCGTCCCCACCGACTACGAAGTCGACACCGCCACGCTCGACGCGCTGAAACAGCTCGATCCCACGCTGGTGCTGGCGGGCAACGCCACCGGGGACGACGGCGTCCTCCACACCCGCGACGGTCTCCGGGTGGTCTCGGTGGCCGCTGACATCGCCGACGGCGGACCCGGTGACGACGCGACGACCCCCGCTCAGGTGCGAGGACGTCTGCTCGCGCAACAACTCGTCACCGCGAAAGAGGGCTCGGTGGCCGTGTCCGTGGTGACCACGAGCGCACAGGCGGCGCTCGAAGCCGAGACCGTGTCGTGGCGCAACCGCGTCGGGCTCGCCGAGCTGACCGGCTCCGATGCCGTGACCACCGACCTCGAACTCGAGCCCGTCAGCACCGTGCCGGAGACCGGGACCCTGGCCTCGCGCACGGACGCGGTCGCCGAGGCGGTCGCCGCCTGGGGCGAACTGCGGGCCGACGACGACTCCGAGCACCGGCTGAACGTCATGACGGCGACCGCGTGGTCGGGTGTGTTCGGCCGCGACGAGGACGCCCAGGTCGCCTGGCTGGATCGCATGGCGGGCCCCACCACCGTCCTGCGGTCGGACGCGATCCAGGTGCACGTCAGCGACTGGGTCACCACCTCCGAGGACGACAACCAGCTTCCGGTCACCGTGATCAACACCACCGACGAACCGGTGACCGTCAAGGTGCACTTCGAGTCGGAGAACCCGTTGCGGATCTCGGTGGCCGATTCCGACCTGGTCGAGGTGGAGCCCGGGGAATCCGCCACCGTGCGTGTCAGCCCCCGCACCTCGGGCAACGGTAAGGTCGCGATCACGGCCCAACTGGTCACCGAGGGCGGTCACCCCGTCGGCTCGCAGGCGGCCTTCGTGATCACCGGCACCGAGGCCGGGCGGGTTGCCTGGCTCATTATCGTGGGGTCGGGTGCGGTGCTGCTCATCGCGACGGCTCTGCGTATCCGCCAGGTCCGCCGCGAACGCAGGCAGGCCTGA
- a CDS encoding histidine phosphatase family protein, translating to MKLLIIRHGQSSNNLLQETTGSFVGRSPDPVLTDLGQRQAARLAEAMRTGVQPAPAVLYSSLMVRAVQTAAVLAEALDVPVAGHLEAYECGGPYEGSPLHPKPHPGSPASVLHGITSRLNLPEGAGEQGWYRGDGEDDAARARRGARVIDDLKHRHLGQDVLVGLVCHEWISQHLIRAAIGFDAPGGLAEPWFSLNNTGTVLIDFEQPVPVTEVAHNGGSVERVLEWHNNCRHLAPDEISS from the coding sequence GTGAAGCTGCTGATCATCCGCCACGGACAGTCCTCCAACAACCTTCTGCAGGAGACCACAGGCTCTTTCGTCGGACGATCCCCCGATCCTGTGCTGACCGATCTGGGACAGCGGCAGGCGGCACGCCTGGCGGAGGCGATGAGGACCGGCGTGCAGCCCGCTCCCGCGGTGCTGTACTCGTCGCTGATGGTTCGGGCGGTGCAGACCGCTGCTGTGCTGGCCGAGGCTCTCGACGTCCCGGTGGCGGGCCATCTGGAGGCCTACGAGTGCGGCGGCCCCTACGAGGGCTCGCCGCTGCATCCGAAGCCGCATCCAGGATCGCCCGCGAGCGTGCTACACGGCATCACCTCGCGGCTGAACCTGCCCGAAGGAGCCGGCGAGCAGGGCTGGTACCGCGGCGACGGGGAGGACGACGCCGCCCGCGCGCGGCGTGGGGCCCGCGTCATCGATGACCTCAAGCACAGGCACCTCGGTCAGGACGTCTTGGTGGGCCTCGTGTGCCACGAGTGGATCAGCCAGCACCTGATTCGCGCCGCGATCGGCTTCGACGCCCCGGGAGGGCTCGCCGAGCCCTGGTTCAGCCTCAACAACACCGGAACGGTGCTCATCGACTTCGAGCAGCCCGTGCCGGTCACCGAGGTCGCCCACAACGGCGGTTCGGTGGAACGGGTGCTGGAGTGGCACAACAACTGCCGCCACCTGGCACCGGACGAGATCTCCAGCTGA
- a CDS encoding glycerol-3-phosphate dehydrogenase/oxidase — MGNRLNPEQRQQHLAALAEEEFDVVVIGGGVTGAGIALDAASRGLRTAIVEAQDWASGTSSRSSRLVHGGLRYLYQLDFRLVAEALHERGLLLNTLAPHLVKAQPFLWPLKTPVVERTYSAVGVGMYDALSFVQTGRSVPPQRHRTREGAVERFPDIKADSLVGAIEFYDARVDDARLVLTLVRTALEYGARAVSRTKVVSITRGPSTRVTGLVVRDLETGDETAVRTKGIINATGVWTEQTQALAAPEAGLQVLASKGIHIVVPRDRIRAQTGIFLRTEKSVLFIIPWQYYWVIGTTDTAWHEQREHPVATSEDIDYVLEQANQVLAKPLTRDDIRGTYAGLRPLLQPHRSSGAKTTKVSREHSVTRVAPGMVAIAGGKLTTYRVMARDAVDFLLGKHEARKRPSITDHTPLLGAQGLEAMANQSDRIGGIYGWNRTVMTHLLDRYGSELPELLELVDDDPGLAAPLGAAPEYLRVEVARACVAEGAQHLEDILVQRVRLNSEYRDRGAEAVDEVLEIAAPLLDWDAERCTHERENYLARVAAELAAEEEPDDRSASQARMQASDIVPTDLAGPIEG; from the coding sequence ATGGGTAACAGATTGAATCCCGAGCAGCGTCAGCAGCATCTCGCGGCGCTCGCCGAGGAGGAGTTCGACGTCGTGGTCATCGGGGGCGGCGTGACCGGGGCCGGTATCGCCCTCGACGCGGCGTCGCGCGGGCTGAGAACGGCGATCGTCGAGGCGCAGGACTGGGCGTCCGGCACGTCGAGCCGGTCGAGCCGGCTGGTTCACGGTGGTCTGCGCTACCTCTACCAGCTCGATTTCAGACTCGTGGCCGAGGCGCTGCACGAACGCGGGCTGCTGCTCAACACGCTGGCCCCGCATCTGGTCAAGGCCCAGCCCTTCCTGTGGCCGCTCAAGACCCCGGTGGTCGAGCGCACGTACTCCGCGGTGGGCGTCGGCATGTACGACGCCCTGTCGTTCGTCCAGACCGGGCGCAGCGTCCCACCACAGCGGCACCGCACCCGCGAAGGCGCCGTCGAGCGGTTCCCGGACATAAAGGCCGACTCCCTCGTGGGAGCGATCGAGTTCTACGACGCACGCGTGGACGACGCGCGCCTGGTGCTCACGCTGGTGCGCACGGCCCTCGAGTACGGGGCGCGGGCGGTCAGCCGCACCAAGGTGGTGTCGATCACGCGCGGGCCGAGCACCCGGGTCACCGGACTGGTCGTGCGAGACCTCGAGACCGGCGATGAGACCGCGGTGCGCACGAAGGGGATCATCAACGCCACCGGCGTGTGGACCGAGCAGACGCAGGCACTGGCCGCCCCCGAGGCCGGGCTCCAGGTGCTGGCGTCCAAGGGCATTCACATCGTCGTGCCGCGCGATCGCATCCGCGCGCAGACCGGCATCTTCCTGCGCACGGAGAAATCGGTGCTGTTCATCATTCCCTGGCAGTACTACTGGGTGATCGGCACCACCGACACCGCCTGGCACGAGCAGCGCGAACATCCCGTGGCCACCAGTGAGGACATCGACTACGTGCTGGAGCAGGCCAACCAGGTGCTCGCCAAGCCGCTGACGAGGGACGATATCCGCGGCACCTACGCCGGCCTGCGGCCGCTGCTGCAACCGCACCGCAGTTCCGGCGCGAAGACGACCAAGGTGAGTCGCGAGCACAGCGTCACCAGGGTCGCGCCGGGCATGGTCGCGATCGCCGGTGGCAAGCTGACCACCTACCGGGTGATGGCACGCGACGCGGTGGACTTCCTGCTCGGCAAGCACGAGGCGCGCAAGCGCCCCAGCATCACCGACCACACCCCGCTGCTGGGTGCGCAGGGGTTGGAGGCGATGGCGAACCAGTCCGACCGCATCGGAGGCATCTACGGCTGGAACAGGACCGTCATGACTCACCTGCTCGACCGCTACGGCAGCGAGTTGCCCGAGCTTCTGGAACTCGTGGACGACGACCCGGGCCTCGCGGCGCCGCTGGGAGCCGCTCCCGAGTACCTCCGCGTCGAGGTGGCCCGTGCTTGCGTGGCCGAGGGTGCCCAGCACCTGGAGGACATCCTGGTGCAGCGGGTACGGCTCAACTCGGAATACCGCGATCGCGGCGCCGAGGCCGTCGACGAGGTGCTCGAGATCGCGGCGCCGTTGCTCGACTGGGACGCCGAGCGATGTACACACGAGCGGGAGAACTACCTGGCGCGGGTGGCCGCCGAACTCGCGGCGGAAGAGGAGCCGGACGACCGGTCGGCCTCGCAGGCACGCATGCAGGCGTCCGACATCGTTCCCACCGACCTGGCAGGGCCGATCGAGGGCTGA
- a CDS encoding ParA family protein, whose product MQVGEQVAVVSRETTVEELPGPVATRVIVIANQKGGVGKTTTAVNIAAALALGGLSVLLVDLDPQGNASTALGVEHRTGVRGTYEVLLQQLPIAEVVQPSPESENLRVVPATIDLAGAEIELVPLVAREQRLKKAIRKYLADHPTDYVIFDCPPSLGLLTLNALVAASEILIPIQCEYYALEGVTQLMRTISLVREELNRDLELSTVLLTMYDARTKLSSQVGEEVRAHFPDQTLVTLIPRSVRLSEAPSYGCTALTYDPMSVGSRAYVKAAVEIARRGAQIDPNDEYLPRRGESE is encoded by the coding sequence ATGCAGGTGGGCGAACAGGTTGCGGTCGTTTCACGTGAAACGACCGTCGAGGAACTCCCCGGCCCGGTGGCGACGAGGGTCATCGTCATCGCGAACCAGAAGGGGGGCGTCGGCAAGACCACCACGGCGGTGAACATAGCCGCGGCGCTCGCGTTGGGAGGGTTGAGCGTCCTGCTCGTCGACCTCGACCCGCAGGGGAACGCGAGCACGGCGCTGGGCGTCGAGCACCGCACAGGCGTCCGGGGCACCTACGAGGTGCTTCTCCAGCAGCTCCCGATCGCCGAGGTCGTCCAGCCCTCGCCGGAGTCGGAGAACCTGCGCGTGGTGCCGGCCACCATCGACCTGGCGGGTGCCGAGATCGAGTTGGTCCCGCTCGTGGCGCGCGAGCAGCGTCTGAAGAAGGCCATCCGCAAGTACCTCGCCGATCACCCCACGGACTACGTGATCTTCGACTGCCCGCCGTCCCTCGGGCTCTTGACTCTCAACGCGCTGGTCGCTGCGTCCGAGATCCTGATCCCGATCCAGTGCGAGTACTACGCGCTCGAAGGGGTGACCCAGCTCATGCGGACGATCTCCCTTGTCCGGGAGGAGTTGAACCGCGACCTGGAACTGAGCACCGTGCTGCTCACGATGTACGACGCGCGGACGAAGCTGTCGTCCCAGGTCGGAGAGGAAGTTCGCGCCCACTTCCCGGACCAGACACTGGTCACGCTCATCCCGCGTTCCGTGAGGCTCAGTGAGGCGCCGAGCTACGGATGCACCGCGCTGACCTACGATCCGATGTCGGTAGGTTCTCGCGCCTACGTCAAGGCGGCGGTCGAGATCGCGCGCAGGGGGGCGCAGATCGACCCGAATGACGAATACCTGCCGCGGAGAGGGGAGTCCGAATGA
- a CDS encoding protein kinase family protein: MGDSYATDPTGRLELSQVSAGLILSGRYRLDALLAHSRNVMTWRAIDQVLSRPVLIHLLEPEDPRLGTVFQAAREAATVTDSRFLRVLDALEAHGQEPWSFVVCEYAIGDSVQQLLTDGHLSTPQAAFIVSQVAQALAPLHARGLFHLRISPDSVIITGNGNVKIVGLLVDAALRPEAGESELDWVKREAIDMRGLGALLYACLTARWPVPPTEPQRVHWGLPPAPLLGLPPMPGGPNEQMWPAPNELERSVDPQVSSVAMAALRPGLGIAGPSLRTADDLVDALDSVVDRLDAEESLEHLVLTHNGEVPSPLPPAVLPGADEDDRPTQNLQNTHVVSMDDIPTAAMAAVPPDDAGPGTPGQGRYGAMPASASNPYTNRPGTDPYASRPAADPYADRPTPVPAPPRQRPQKVSAGTLGRRWLLVLAAFVVISLVVLQVRGCAQQDDSSVAPTEQASSTTVPTDVAIVDAFDFDPTADGGDANENAEDVPLAVDGDPSTVWHTLTYYNNPAFGGLKPGAGIVLDLGEPTLVSHVSLVLANEPSQLQLMVPAEADADQPPMDTVDQWEVIASDAAAGTDTTLTPDSPVETRWVMVYFTGLPAVASAQYRSGIAEVTVND; this comes from the coding sequence TTGGGCGATTCGTACGCCACCGATCCCACTGGTCGGCTCGAACTATCGCAGGTGTCGGCGGGATTGATCCTCAGTGGTCGATACCGGTTGGACGCCCTGCTCGCCCACAGCCGAAACGTCATGACCTGGCGCGCCATCGACCAGGTGCTGTCCCGGCCCGTGCTCATCCACCTCCTGGAACCCGAGGATCCCCGGCTGGGGACGGTGTTCCAGGCCGCCCGCGAGGCCGCCACGGTGACCGACTCCCGGTTCCTGCGCGTGCTGGACGCCCTGGAGGCCCACGGACAGGAACCCTGGTCGTTCGTCGTCTGCGAGTACGCGATCGGTGATTCCGTGCAGCAACTCCTGACGGACGGCCACCTGAGCACGCCTCAGGCGGCGTTCATCGTCTCGCAGGTCGCCCAGGCATTGGCGCCGCTGCACGCTCGCGGCCTGTTCCACCTACGCATCAGCCCCGATTCGGTGATCATCACCGGCAACGGCAACGTCAAGATCGTCGGCCTCCTCGTGGACGCGGCGCTGCGTCCCGAGGCCGGGGAGAGCGAACTGGACTGGGTGAAGCGCGAGGCGATCGACATGCGCGGGCTCGGGGCACTGTTGTACGCGTGTCTCACGGCTCGCTGGCCGGTGCCGCCGACCGAACCTCAGCGCGTCCACTGGGGGCTGCCACCGGCACCGCTGCTGGGCCTTCCCCCCATGCCCGGCGGGCCGAACGAACAGATGTGGCCCGCTCCGAACGAACTGGAACGCTCGGTCGACCCACAGGTCTCGTCGGTGGCCATGGCGGCCCTCCGTCCGGGCCTGGGCATCGCCGGGCCGAGTCTGCGCACGGCGGACGACCTGGTGGACGCGCTCGACAGCGTCGTCGACCGGTTGGACGCCGAGGAGTCGCTCGAGCATCTGGTTCTCACCCACAACGGCGAGGTGCCCTCACCTCTGCCACCGGCCGTCCTCCCCGGCGCGGACGAGGACGACCGTCCCACGCAGAACCTCCAGAACACCCACGTGGTGTCGATGGACGACATTCCGACCGCGGCCATGGCGGCGGTGCCGCCGGACGACGCAGGCCCCGGCACCCCGGGGCAGGGCAGATACGGCGCGATGCCCGCGTCCGCGTCGAACCCCTACACGAACCGCCCCGGCACCGACCCGTACGCGAGCCGCCCCGCGGCCGATCCCTACGCGGACCGACCCACACCCGTGCCCGCTCCCCCTCGGCAGCGCCCCCAGAAGGTGAGTGCCGGGACGCTGGGTCGGCGCTGGCTGCTCGTCCTGGCCGCTTTCGTCGTGATCTCGCTGGTCGTCCTCCAGGTACGCGGCTGTGCGCAGCAGGACGACTCATCGGTCGCCCCCACCGAGCAGGCCTCGAGCACCACCGTGCCGACCGATGTCGCCATCGTGGACGCGTTCGACTTCGATCCGACCGCCGACGGCGGGGACGCCAACGAGAACGCCGAGGACGTGCCGCTGGCGGTCGACGGCGACCCGTCGACGGTCTGGCACACACTGACCTACTACAACAACCCGGCCTTCGGCGGGCTCAAGCCCGGCGCGGGGATCGTCCTCGACCTGGGCGAGCCGACCCTGGTGTCCCACGTCTCGCTCGTGCTCGCCAACGAGCCCAGCCAGTTGCAGCTGATGGTGCCCGCTGAGGCCGACGCCGACCAGCCTCCGATGGACACCGTGGATCAGTGGGAGGTGATCGCCTCCGATGCCGCCGCCGGCACCGACACGACGCTCACGCCCGACTCACCCGTCGAGACCCGCTGGGTGATGGTCTACTTCACCGGGCTGCCCGCGGTGGCCAGCGCCCAGTACCGGTCGGGCATCGCCGAGGTCACCGTGAACGACTGA